The Nitrosomonas communis genome has a segment encoding these proteins:
- a CDS encoding IS630 family transposase: MKKSLCHPKASEKERRIFQKKIEDYERAGRVIVYLDESGFAHDMPRTHGYAPVGERVHGVKDWHARGRTNVIGALIGKTLLTISLFIANITADIFYAWLTQDLLPKLLPACVIVMDNATFHKRQDIQTAIANAGHTLEYLPPYSPDLNDIEPKWAQAKAIRKKEGCSIEQLFAAYEI; encoded by the coding sequence ATAAAAAAAAGCCTGTGTCACCCCAAAGCCAGCGAAAAAGAGCGGCGTATCTTCCAGAAAAAAATTGAAGACTATGAGCGAGCAGGCCGCGTTATCGTCTACCTTGATGAAAGCGGCTTTGCGCACGACATGCCACGCACGCATGGCTATGCGCCAGTGGGTGAGCGCGTCCATGGCGTAAAAGACTGGCATGCACGAGGTCGAACCAATGTGATTGGCGCTCTCATCGGAAAGACGCTGCTGACTATAAGTCTGTTCATCGCCAATATCACCGCTGACATTTTCTATGCGTGGCTGACGCAGGACCTGTTGCCTAAACTTTTGCCCGCTTGCGTGATTGTCATGGACAACGCAACCTTTCATAAACGGCAGGATATCCAAACCGCCATTGCCAATGCCGGGCATACACTTGAATACCTACCGCCTTATTCCCCTGACTTAAATGACATTGAACCCAAATGGGCTCAGGCCAAAGCCATCAGAAAAAAGGAAGGTTGTTCCATCGAGCAGCTCTTTGCCGCTTATGAAATTTAA
- a CDS encoding peptidoglycan DD-metalloendopeptidase family protein, whose amino-acid sequence MAISIVKAKLFTILSGVLFVFPYFLITGCVAPYPAPVVESQRNLNQAIDKVPGKQTYIIQRGDTLYGVALRHGIDYKELAQWNGIVNPNALKIGQEIDLSVPSKQKLVSQQEKVVIPEQATTAQPTLYSVSQPILSSEKTEQLPPSASQPDVEASASSIVAEPKGIKLPYSETAVAQVRGSNSTSTSLPTKAETVAIAPVIQKPEIASTTQKAETVSITPKIEPKAETVAVTPSTQNIAMAPTTQKIVENESPPRNSSQKVEANRSNIKWSWPANGQLLSRYTEKTKGVSISGQPGQPVLASADGTVVYSGSGLRGYGKLIIVKHNNTYLSAYGHNSKILVREGETVTKGQKIAEMGNTDSDTVKLHFEIRERGKPVDPLKFLSN is encoded by the coding sequence ATGGCTATCTCAATAGTAAAAGCGAAATTATTTACTATTTTATCTGGCGTATTATTTGTTTTTCCCTATTTTTTAATAACTGGTTGCGTCGCACCCTACCCAGCTCCAGTAGTTGAGTCTCAAAGAAACTTAAATCAGGCAATAGATAAGGTACCTGGTAAGCAAACCTACATTATTCAAAGAGGAGATACCCTTTATGGGGTAGCGCTCAGACATGGCATTGATTATAAGGAACTGGCGCAGTGGAATGGGATTGTAAATCCTAATGCACTTAAGATTGGCCAGGAAATTGATTTGTCCGTGCCATCTAAGCAAAAGCTAGTTTCTCAACAGGAAAAAGTAGTAATACCAGAGCAAGCGACTACGGCTCAGCCGACACTGTATTCAGTTTCTCAGCCAATATTATCTTCCGAGAAAACTGAGCAACTTCCGCCATCAGCTTCACAACCTGACGTAGAGGCATCAGCTAGTTCGATTGTAGCGGAACCGAAAGGAATAAAATTGCCCTATTCCGAAACAGCTGTGGCTCAGGTAAGAGGTTCTAATAGTACATCTACTTCACTCCCTACTAAAGCGGAGACGGTAGCAATCGCTCCAGTAATACAGAAACCAGAAATAGCTTCAACCACACAAAAAGCAGAAACGGTTTCAATAACACCAAAAATAGAACCTAAAGCAGAGACTGTAGCCGTAACTCCATCAACACAAAATATAGCTATGGCTCCAACAACACAAAAAATTGTTGAAAATGAGAGCCCTCCAAGAAATAGTTCTCAAAAGGTTGAAGCTAATCGCAGCAATATTAAGTGGAGTTGGCCAGCAAATGGGCAACTGCTGAGCAGATATACTGAAAAAACCAAGGGAGTGAGTATTTCTGGTCAACCTGGCCAGCCCGTATTAGCCTCTGCGGACGGAACGGTGGTTTATAGTGGTAGTGGACTACGCGGATATGGAAAGTTAATTATCGTTAAACATAATAATACTTATCTTAGTGCTTATGGGCACAATAGCAAGATTCTGGTTCGAGAAGGTGAAACTGTGACGAAAGGTCAAAAAATAGCAGAAATGGGAAATACTGATAGTGATACTGTGAAACTTCATTTTGAAATTAGAGAGCGAGGTAAGCCTGTTGATCCTCTTAAGTTTTTATCTAATTAA
- the rpmI gene encoding 50S ribosomal protein L35 produces MPKMKTKKSAAKRFKVRAGGTIKRSQAFKRHILTKKTTKNKRQLRGTAGVHPRDIASVRAMLPYA; encoded by the coding sequence ATGCCTAAAATGAAAACCAAGAAAAGCGCCGCTAAGCGCTTTAAAGTGCGAGCTGGTGGCACTATTAAACGATCCCAAGCATTTAAACGGCATATTCTAACCAAGAAAACGACTAAAAACAAAAGACAGTTGCGTGGAACTGCTGGTGTTCATCCAAGGGATATAGCATCTGTGCGTGCTATGTTACCTTACGCGTAA
- the infC gene encoding translation initiation factor IF-3, producing MAISQEKHVRINEEINAPEVRLIGLDGEQIGVVTLSIANVLAEEKGVDLVEIAPGAQPPVCRLMDYGKYCYQESKKKHDAKLKQKQIQIKEIKFRPNTDEGDYNIKLRNLINFLNEGDKVKVTLRFRGREMAHQEFGIRLLERVKDDLQQHAVVEQFPRLEGRQMVMVLSPKKKEVKKEKT from the coding sequence ATTGCCATAAGCCAGGAAAAACATGTACGTATAAATGAGGAAATTAATGCCCCGGAAGTACGGTTAATCGGTTTAGATGGAGAGCAAATTGGTGTTGTTACTCTCTCTATCGCAAATGTTTTAGCAGAAGAGAAAGGCGTGGATTTAGTTGAAATCGCACCAGGGGCTCAGCCACCAGTATGCCGTTTGATGGATTATGGGAAATATTGCTATCAAGAAAGTAAAAAGAAACATGATGCAAAGCTCAAACAAAAGCAGATCCAAATCAAAGAAATTAAATTTCGGCCAAATACTGATGAGGGTGATTACAACATCAAATTACGTAATTTGATTAATTTCCTGAATGAGGGTGATAAAGTCAAAGTTACTCTAAGATTTAGGGGTCGGGAAATGGCACACCAAGAGTTTGGTATTCGTCTTTTGGAACGAGTAAAAGATGATCTTCAGCAACATGCAGTAGTAGAACAATTTCCCAGGCTAGAGGGTAGGCAAATGGTAATGGTATTGTCACCTAAAAAGAAAGAAGTAAAAAAAGAAAAAACCTAA
- a CDS encoding protein-L-isoaspartate(D-aspartate) O-methyltransferase, whose product MSMRHSGIGMTSQRTRMRMVERLREQGITDERVLTVMNTIPRHLFVEEALSSRAYDDVALPINFGQTISSPWTVARMTELLRANSSLGKVLEIGTGSGYQTAVLAQLAQEVYSIERIGSLLTRTRIRLRELRINNIHLRHADGLLGFPEVAPFDSIMMTAVTTQVPESLLEQLMIGGRIVYPKGSQKQNLCVIEHTSQGFIETILDEVKFVPILSGVISK is encoded by the coding sequence GTGAGCATGCGTCATTCTGGTATTGGCATGACTTCACAACGAACGCGGATGCGAATGGTCGAGCGTTTACGTGAACAAGGCATCACCGATGAAAGGGTGTTAACTGTAATGAACACAATCCCTCGTCATCTTTTTGTGGAAGAAGCTCTGTCATCTAGAGCTTATGATGATGTAGCATTACCAATCAATTTTGGCCAAACAATTTCAAGCCCATGGACTGTAGCTAGAATGACCGAGCTCCTTCGTGCAAATTCCTCTCTTGGTAAGGTTCTTGAGATCGGTACTGGCAGCGGATATCAGACCGCAGTGCTTGCTCAACTAGCGCAGGAAGTGTATTCAATTGAACGTATAGGGTCACTTCTTACTCGAACACGTATTCGTTTGCGTGAGCTTAGAATTAACAATATTCATCTGAGACATGCGGATGGATTACTTGGTTTTCCTGAAGTAGCTCCCTTTGACAGCATTATGATGACAGCTGTTACCACGCAGGTACCAGAATCACTCCTAGAGCAATTGATGATAGGCGGTAGAATAGTTTATCCGAAAGGAAGTCAAAAGCAGAATTTGTGTGTGATAGAGCATACTTCTCAGGGTTTTATTGAGACCATACTGGATGAGGTGAAGTTTGTTCCGATTTTATCTGGGGTCATTAGCAAATAA
- the pheS gene encoding phenylalanine--tRNA ligase subunit alpha produces the protein MKNLENLVNEAVILIDRSENATELEHIKVRYLGKEGELTKLLRGLGELPQADRPVMGNLINQAKKSLDEALALRKKIIEEKDMIAQLEGETLDVTLPGRGLGVGGAHPISRVLLRIESLFRSIGFAVASGPEIETDFYNFTALNIPQNHPARAMHDTFYVDSMNLLRTHTSPVQIRYMKNHRPPLKAIAPGRVYRCDSDVTHTPMFHQVEGLWVDENVNFSALKGVLIDFMQKFFERDDLPIRFRPSFFPFTEPSAEMDIGCVMCDGKGCRVCGNTGWLEVLGCGMVHPNVLKHGEIDAEKYTALAFGLGVERLAMLRYGVNDLRLFFDNDLRFLEQFN, from the coding sequence ATGAAAAACCTTGAAAATCTTGTAAATGAAGCAGTGATTCTTATAGATAGATCAGAGAATGCAACTGAACTCGAGCATATAAAGGTTCGCTATCTGGGGAAGGAAGGAGAACTCACTAAATTGCTTCGAGGGCTAGGAGAATTGCCACAGGCAGATCGTCCTGTTATGGGCAATCTGATTAATCAAGCTAAAAAATCATTAGATGAAGCATTAGCGCTACGCAAAAAAATTATTGAAGAAAAGGATATGATAGCGCAACTAGAAGGAGAAACATTAGATGTAACGTTGCCGGGGCGCGGATTGGGTGTAGGGGGGGCACATCCTATTTCGCGAGTATTGTTACGGATTGAGTCTCTATTTCGCTCGATTGGTTTTGCTGTTGCATCAGGCCCAGAAATTGAGACTGATTTTTATAATTTTACTGCGCTTAATATTCCACAAAACCACCCAGCTCGTGCAATGCACGATACTTTTTATGTGGACAGTATGAACTTATTGCGTACCCATACCTCGCCAGTACAAATCCGTTATATGAAAAATCATCGACCCCCTCTAAAAGCTATTGCACCAGGGCGAGTTTATCGCTGCGATTCTGATGTAACGCATACCCCCATGTTTCATCAGGTGGAAGGATTATGGGTGGACGAAAACGTGAATTTCTCAGCTTTGAAAGGCGTATTAATAGATTTTATGCAAAAATTTTTCGAGCGTGATGATTTACCGATACGCTTTCGGCCTTCGTTCTTTCCTTTCACAGAACCCTCTGCAGAAATGGACATTGGTTGTGTCATGTGTGATGGGAAAGGCTGTAGAGTATGCGGTAATACAGGTTGGTTAGAGGTGCTCGGTTGTGGCATGGTACATCCTAATGTTTTGAAGCATGGGGAGATAGATGCTGAAAAATATACCGCATTGGCCTTTGGTTTAGGAGTAGAAAGGTTAGCGATGCTACGATATGGCGTAAATGATTTGCGGCTATTTTTTGATAATGATTTGCGTTTTCTAGAGCAATTTAATTAA
- the pheT gene encoding phenylalanine--tRNA ligase subunit beta has product MRFSENWLRMLVNPPYSSNELAQVLTMAGLEVESVEAVAPPFDNVVVAEVISIQKHPDADRLNVCQVDTGTTDNKLIQVVCGAPNVEVGVKVPCALIGAHLPDIVIKQSKLRGVESFGMLCSAKELRLSEKAEGLLLLPKDAPKGMSFREFYALDDQIFTLKLTPNRADCLGILGVAREVAAITATDFIPPEIESVKCEINNTLPVYVEKPETCPLYYGRVMHEVSLAVATPLWMTQRLERGGVRAINVVVDILNYIMLEMGQPMHAFDLAKIKDGQAGKIFVRYAKKGEHLELLNGQKIELQPDMLVIADENEPLALAGIMGGIESSVQLGTTDLFLESAFFSPEVISGKSFHLGFSTDAAHRFERGVDFAVARDALERATHLILSICGGKAGPITEVKNLLPKRDVVKVRLERIKQLLGIDLESGQISEIFKRLRFNFSVDDDVFYVIPPSYRFDLAIEEDFVEEVARIYGYDHIPVSLPRAEMSMLPESEVINLSPGRLKQILICRDYQEVINYAFVDANWELDFANNAAPVVLKNPIASQMSVMRSSLIGGLMANLQFNLNRKQTRVRIFEVGCCFINDQGHYQQTENIAGLCYGNAAPEQWGQPARNIDFFDVKMDVESLFWPEQVRFEKFIHPALHPGKSAQLYRNNEIAGWLGELHPHLQRKYDLPRSAILFELHIDSLSMKTLPKVKKLSKFPPVQRDIAIVVDNHISAQELLDSMNAEKVDIISEIHLFDIYSGKGMEAGKKSLAFRILLQDTEKTLVDKEVEEAIAQLLNVLESKYNAKLRR; this is encoded by the coding sequence ATGAGATTTTCAGAGAATTGGCTTCGTATGCTTGTAAACCCACCCTATTCGAGTAATGAGCTAGCGCAAGTTCTAACTATGGCTGGACTAGAGGTGGAAAGTGTGGAAGCAGTAGCGCCACCTTTCGATAACGTGGTTGTGGCTGAAGTAATATCTATACAAAAGCATCCTGATGCAGATCGACTTAATGTGTGCCAAGTTGATACTGGAACAACCGACAATAAACTCATTCAAGTCGTATGCGGTGCGCCAAATGTTGAGGTTGGAGTGAAAGTACCTTGTGCCTTAATAGGCGCTCATTTGCCAGATATTGTCATCAAGCAAAGTAAATTACGTGGTGTGGAATCTTTTGGTATGTTGTGTTCAGCAAAAGAACTAAGATTAAGTGAAAAAGCAGAAGGTTTACTTTTGCTACCTAAGGATGCACCGAAAGGTATGAGTTTTAGGGAATTTTATGCATTGGATGATCAAATTTTTACGCTTAAACTTACACCTAATCGAGCAGATTGCCTTGGGATATTAGGTGTGGCGCGAGAGGTGGCAGCAATTACTGCCACAGATTTTATTCCTCCAGAAATTGAATCAGTTAAGTGCGAAATCAATAATACTCTACCAGTGTATGTAGAAAAGCCTGAGACATGCCCACTTTATTATGGAAGAGTGATGCATGAAGTATCTCTTGCTGTAGCTACGCCTCTTTGGATGACTCAACGTTTGGAACGAGGCGGAGTACGTGCGATTAATGTAGTAGTAGACATTCTTAATTATATAATGCTGGAAATGGGTCAGCCCATGCATGCATTTGATTTAGCAAAAATTAAGGATGGGCAAGCAGGAAAAATTTTTGTGCGTTATGCAAAAAAAGGTGAGCATCTAGAATTGCTAAATGGACAAAAAATTGAGCTGCAGCCAGATATGCTGGTCATTGCGGATGAGAATGAACCTTTGGCTTTAGCAGGAATTATGGGCGGGATTGAAAGTAGCGTCCAACTGGGCACAACGGATTTATTTTTGGAAAGTGCATTTTTTTCTCCCGAAGTGATAAGCGGCAAATCATTTCACCTGGGATTCAGCACAGATGCTGCACATCGGTTTGAACGAGGGGTAGATTTTGCTGTAGCTCGAGATGCCTTGGAGCGAGCTACTCATTTAATTCTGAGTATATGTGGCGGCAAAGCTGGCCCTATAACTGAGGTTAAAAATTTATTACCGAAACGTGACGTTGTTAAAGTTCGTCTGGAGCGTATAAAACAGCTGCTGGGAATTGATTTGGAAAGCGGACAAATTTCAGAAATTTTTAAACGCTTGAGATTTAATTTTTCTGTTGATGACGATGTATTTTATGTTATCCCGCCATCTTATCGTTTTGATTTAGCAATAGAAGAAGATTTTGTTGAAGAAGTCGCGCGCATCTATGGGTATGATCATATTCCTGTGAGTTTACCACGTGCAGAGATGTCAATGCTTCCAGAGTCTGAAGTAATTAACCTTTCTCCTGGCCGATTGAAACAAATTTTAATATGCCGAGATTATCAGGAGGTAATTAATTACGCATTCGTCGATGCCAATTGGGAATTAGATTTTGCGAATAATGCTGCACCAGTGGTATTGAAAAATCCTATTGCTAGTCAGATGAGTGTGATGCGTAGTAGCTTGATCGGGGGACTCATGGCTAATTTGCAATTTAATCTAAATCGTAAACAAACAAGAGTTCGAATATTTGAAGTAGGTTGCTGTTTTATAAATGATCAAGGTCATTATCAGCAAACTGAGAATATTGCTGGTCTTTGTTATGGTAATGCAGCGCCAGAGCAGTGGGGACAGCCTGCTAGAAATATAGATTTTTTTGATGTCAAGATGGATGTAGAGTCTCTATTCTGGCCGGAACAGGTCAGATTTGAAAAATTTATCCATCCAGCTTTACACCCAGGAAAATCTGCTCAACTTTACAGAAACAATGAAATTGCAGGATGGTTAGGGGAGTTGCATCCGCATTTGCAAAGAAAATATGATTTGCCCAGATCAGCAATATTATTTGAATTGCATATTGATTCTTTATCCATGAAAACGCTGCCAAAAGTTAAGAAACTTTCCAAGTTTCCCCCTGTACAACGTGATATCGCTATCGTGGTAGATAATCATATCAGTGCTCAGGAGTTGTTAGATAGTATGAATGCAGAGAAAGTCGATATTATTTCTGAAATCCACTTATTTGATATTTATAGTGGAAAAGGAATGGAAGCAGGCAAGAAGAGTTTAGCTTTTCGTATTTTATTACAAGATACAGAAAAAACCTTAGTTGACAAGGAAGTAGAGGAAGCAATTGCACAATTGCTTAACGTATTAGAATCAAAATATAATGCTAAGCTACGCAGATAA
- the surE gene encoding 5'/3'-nucleotidase SurE: MRILLSNDDGYFAPGLACLAETLSSIADIIVVAPERDRSGASNSLTLDRPLSFRKSHNGFYYVNGTPTDCVHLAVTGMLDDLPDMIISGINDGANMGDDTIYSGTVAAATEGFLLGIPSIAVSLVSVSNGNFSTAANVTLNMVKQFMKEKFHVPILLNINVPDVPQEQLQGLDVTRLGRRHKAEGVIKSHTPRGNIVFWVGAAGAAQDAGEGTDFFSVQNNRVSVTPLQIDLTRYDQIEYLKDWLGLSC, translated from the coding sequence ATGCGCATATTGCTCAGTAATGATGATGGGTATTTTGCGCCAGGTCTTGCGTGTCTAGCTGAAACCCTCTCAAGTATAGCTGATATAATTGTGGTAGCTCCGGAGCGTGATCGTAGTGGGGCGAGTAACTCATTAACGCTCGATCGTCCATTGAGTTTTCGCAAGTCACATAATGGTTTTTATTATGTTAATGGCACTCCGACAGATTGTGTGCATCTGGCAGTAACCGGTATGTTAGATGATTTGCCGGATATGATCATATCTGGTATTAATGATGGAGCTAATATGGGAGATGATACAATTTATTCAGGTACTGTTGCTGCTGCGACTGAGGGATTTCTCCTGGGTATACCCTCAATTGCTGTATCTCTCGTAAGTGTTTCTAATGGTAATTTTTCAACGGCAGCAAATGTTACGTTGAATATGGTAAAACAGTTCATGAAAGAAAAATTCCATGTGCCTATTCTATTAAATATCAATGTGCCTGATGTTCCACAAGAGCAATTACAAGGGTTAGATGTCACACGCTTAGGACGCCGTCACAAGGCCGAAGGGGTAATTAAATCTCACACCCCACGAGGAAATATTGTTTTTTGGGTAGGTGCCGCAGGTGCAGCGCAAGATGCCGGAGAGGGAACAGATTTTTTCTCAGTTCAGAATAATCGAGTATCAGTTACTCCATTGCAAATAGATCTTACCCGATATGATCAAATAGAATATCTAAAAGATTGGTTAGGGTTGTCATGCTAA
- a CDS encoding integration host factor subunit alpha, with the protein MALTKAELTDLLFENVGLNKREAKEVVESFYEELRLALQKGEGVKLSGFGNFQLRTKPQRPGRNPKTGEEIPISARRVVTFHASQKLKLMVEKNYHGKNEIK; encoded by the coding sequence ATGGCGTTAACAAAAGCAGAATTGACTGATCTGTTGTTTGAAAATGTAGGACTCAATAAGCGAGAAGCTAAAGAAGTAGTGGAATCTTTTTATGAGGAATTACGCTTAGCTCTTCAAAAAGGGGAAGGGGTTAAGCTTTCTGGTTTTGGTAATTTTCAATTACGTACTAAACCTCAACGTCCTGGACGTAATCCCAAAACAGGTGAAGAAATTCCTATTTCAGCACGTCGTGTTGTTACTTTTCATGCGAGCCAAAAACTTAAGTTAATGGTAGAGAAAAACTATCATGGAAAAAATGAAATTAAATAG
- a CDS encoding IS630 transposase-related protein: protein MTYPILFRRKVLSVREKENLSIAQVAKRFGVGVASVMRWIKTPDPKTTRNKPATKINMEMLAQDIKNYPDAYQYERAKRLGVSKQGINHALKRLSVTYKKKPVSPQSQRKRAAYLPEKN, encoded by the coding sequence ATGACCTATCCGATATTATTTCGCCGTAAAGTATTATCCGTTCGTGAGAAGGAGAACCTCTCAATCGCGCAAGTGGCCAAGCGTTTTGGTGTAGGGGTCGCCAGCGTGATGCGTTGGATCAAAACTCCCGATCCCAAGACCACCCGCAACAAACCTGCCACCAAGATCAACATGGAAATGTTGGCGCAGGACATCAAGAATTATCCGGACGCGTATCAGTACGAGCGCGCCAAACGGTTGGGTGTCAGCAAGCAAGGCATTAACCATGCTTTAAAGCGTCTGAGCGTGACTTATAAAAAAAAGCCTGTGTCACCCCAAAGCCAGCGAAAAAGAGCGGCGTATCTTCCAGAAAAAAATTGA
- the rplT gene encoding 50S ribosomal protein L20 — protein MPRVKRGVTAHARHKKILKLAKGYRGRRKNVYRIAKEAVMKAGQYAYRDRRQRKRQFRVLWIARINAAAREHGLSYSNFMNGIKKAGIELDRKVLADLAVFDKAAFEKIVERAKINLAS, from the coding sequence ATGCCAAGAGTGAAACGGGGTGTAACAGCTCATGCGCGCCATAAAAAAATACTTAAACTGGCTAAGGGATATCGAGGCCGGCGCAAAAATGTTTATAGAATAGCCAAAGAAGCGGTAATGAAAGCGGGTCAATACGCATACCGCGATCGCCGTCAACGAAAACGCCAATTTCGTGTTTTATGGATTGCTCGTATTAATGCAGCAGCACGTGAGCATGGGCTATCATATAGTAATTTTATGAATGGGATAAAAAAGGCTGGTATCGAGCTGGATAGAAAAGTGCTGGCAGATCTTGCTGTATTTGATAAAGCTGCTTTTGAGAAGATAGTAGAAAGGGCTAAAATAAACTTGGCATCATAA
- the thrS gene encoding threonine--tRNA ligase produces the protein MTVIRLPDGSERVFNRPVTVLEVAESIGTGLARSALAGKVNDKLVDLSYLIETDSNLAVITEKNTEGLEIIRHSCAHLLAQAVKELFPEAQVTIGPVIEDGFYYDFSYKRPFTPEDLNEIEKRMVDISRRNLKIERKEWDRSAAINFFKNQGEHYKAQIIESIPEEQTISLYSQGDFTDLCRGPHVPSTSKLKVFKLMKVAGAYWRGDSHNEMLQRIYGTAWIKKDDQEAYLQRLEEAERRDHRKLGRQLDLFHMQEEAPGMIFWHPKGWALWQQIEQYMRQILNQNGYLEIRTPQVLERLLWERSGHWENFRENMFITEAEERYFAIKPMNCPGHVQIFNQGLRSYRDLPLRLAEFGSCHRNEASGALHGLMRVRAFTQDDAHIFCAEEHVQDEVIQFIDLLQCVYKDFGFHEILVKLSTRPQKRVGTEEQWDKAEMALSSALNLKQLDWELQPGEGAFYGPKIEFSLKDSIGRVWQCGTLQLDFSMPNRLGAIYVSEDNSKKTPVMLHRAILGSLERFIGILIENHAGALPLWLSPVQAIVLNISKSQIDYAQSVVKELKNHGIRADSDLRNEKINYKIREHSLQKLPYQIIVGDTEVRDNMVSVRGRSNIDLGLMSLQSLIDRLKLEISEKIN, from the coding sequence GTGACTGTTATACGCTTGCCAGATGGTTCAGAAAGGGTATTTAATCGTCCAGTGACTGTATTAGAAGTTGCAGAATCGATAGGTACAGGTCTTGCTCGCTCAGCATTAGCAGGAAAAGTTAATGATAAATTGGTTGATTTGTCTTATCTTATCGAAACCGATAGCAATCTAGCTGTTATTACTGAGAAGAATACTGAAGGTTTAGAGATCATAAGGCATTCATGTGCGCATTTGTTAGCACAAGCTGTCAAGGAATTGTTTCCTGAGGCGCAGGTGACCATTGGTCCTGTTATAGAGGATGGTTTTTATTATGATTTTTCATATAAACGCCCATTTACACCAGAGGATCTCAACGAAATAGAAAAAAGAATGGTGGACATTAGCAGGCGGAACTTAAAGATTGAACGAAAGGAGTGGGATCGTTCTGCTGCCATAAATTTTTTCAAGAATCAAGGGGAGCATTATAAAGCTCAAATAATTGAATCGATTCCTGAAGAACAAACCATTTCACTTTATTCGCAAGGTGATTTTACTGATTTGTGTCGCGGACCGCATGTGCCATCCACCTCCAAGCTCAAAGTTTTCAAATTAATGAAAGTAGCGGGCGCGTATTGGAGGGGCGATTCTCATAATGAAATGCTGCAAAGGATATATGGGACAGCATGGATAAAAAAAGATGACCAGGAAGCTTATTTGCAGCGTTTAGAAGAAGCTGAAAGGCGTGATCATCGGAAACTCGGTAGACAATTAGATCTGTTTCATATGCAAGAAGAAGCGCCTGGAATGATTTTTTGGCATCCCAAAGGTTGGGCTCTCTGGCAGCAGATCGAGCAATATATGCGTCAAATACTGAACCAAAATGGCTATTTGGAGATTCGTACCCCACAGGTTCTTGAAAGACTGTTATGGGAGCGCTCGGGTCACTGGGAAAATTTCCGTGAAAATATGTTTATTACAGAAGCTGAAGAGCGATATTTTGCCATCAAGCCCATGAATTGCCCTGGACATGTGCAGATATTCAATCAGGGGCTCAGAAGTTACAGAGATTTGCCATTACGACTTGCGGAATTTGGTTCTTGCCACCGGAATGAAGCGTCTGGGGCTTTACACGGTCTCATGCGCGTTCGGGCCTTTACTCAAGATGATGCCCATATTTTTTGCGCAGAGGAGCATGTGCAGGATGAAGTGATACAGTTTATTGATTTGTTACAGTGTGTCTATAAAGATTTTGGTTTTCATGAAATATTAGTTAAACTTTCTACGCGCCCACAAAAAAGGGTGGGAACAGAAGAACAGTGGGATAAAGCAGAAATGGCGCTAAGTTCTGCATTAAATCTGAAACAGCTTGATTGGGAATTGCAACCAGGAGAAGGCGCTTTTTATGGCCCTAAAATCGAGTTTTCCTTGAAAGACAGTATTGGGCGGGTCTGGCAATGCGGCACTTTGCAATTAGATTTTTCGATGCCAAATAGACTGGGTGCAATTTATGTTTCTGAAGATAATTCGAAAAAAACTCCAGTGATGCTGCACCGTGCAATTCTAGGTTCTTTAGAGCGATTTATCGGTATTCTTATTGAAAATCATGCAGGTGCACTTCCGCTTTGGCTTTCTCCTGTTCAGGCGATCGTTCTAAATATTTCGAAGAGCCAGATAGATTATGCTCAGAGTGTAGTAAAAGAACTCAAAAATCATGGTATTCGTGCGGATTCGGACTTGAGAAATGAAAAAATAAACTATAAAATTCGGGAACATAGTTTACAGAAATTGCCTTATCAAATCATTGTGGGTGATACTGAAGTAAGGGATAATATGGTTTCTGTACGTGGGAGATCAAATATTGATTTAGGTCTGATGTCTCTACAGTCATTGATTGATCGTCTAAAATTAGAAATTTCAGAAAAGATAAATTAA